Genomic segment of Xanthomonas sp. DAR 35659:
CGCACGCACAGTGGCGATTGAGCGGCACATCTAACACCTTCGGGAAATGTCCTTGTAGGAGCGGCTTTAGCCGCGACGGGCTGTCCCGGGAACGCCTCGTCGCGGCTAAAGCCGCTCCTACAGGGCAAACCGCATCTGACTTGATTGTGGCGAAGCGGGCTATTGAGAAGTGCCCTGAAGCCGCAGCCCGCTCGGATCGGCCGATGCGGACATCCCGCGCCAGCCAGGCGCGATCAGCGTCAGAGTCAGGCACAACACAAGCGCAGCGGCAGATGGCACTACGACAGTGAACGCCGATGCCTCCCTCACCCAAGCAAATCGTGCCCGATCCGCCACAGCACCCCGCCCGGGTCGTGCAGGGTGAAGTCGCGCATGCCCCACTGCCGATCCTCCGGCTCGCCGAGCCGCGCGCCGTAGCGGCCGGCCAGATCGGCCGCCTGCAGCCGCCGCCACCATGCATCGGCATCCTCCACCCACAGGTGCAGCATCAGGTTATGTGCCAGCTCCTGCGCGTAGGAATCCTGCAACAGGAACGCGCAGCGCTCGCCATGGCGAAAACAGGTCAATCCGTCGCCAAGCGGCTCCGGCACGAAGCCCACCTCGCGATAGAAATCCACGGACAGCGCAAAGTCGCGCGCCGGCACGAACACCTTCAACTCAAGACTGGCGGAAAGCTCCACGGCATGCACCCATCGGCAATGGCGATACCAGACACCCTACTCGCAGAACACCCGACGCACCACGCCGGCAAGCACCGCATCCGGACCTTTCCGGAAAACAAAACGCCCCGCACAGGGCGGGGCAGCAGATACAAGGCTTTAATCGATCACCGCCCCCTGTCTATCGATCACCGCCCCCTGTCTGGAGCCACACCTCCTTTAGTAAAGGGGGCGCGCCGACAGGCGCGGGGATTTGGGGGTTGATGAGCCGGGGCCCACGTTTTGCGGAGCCAAACGTGGGGCTGGTGCGCGAATGCGCAACAGCTAGCTCAACTGCCCATGGCAATGCTTGTACTTCTTGCCGCTGCCGCACGGGCACGGGTCGTTGCGGCCGACCTTGGGCGCCTCGCGGGTGACCTGCGCCACCTGCGGCGGGTTGGCG
This window contains:
- a CDS encoding VOC family protein encodes the protein MELSASLELKVFVPARDFALSVDFYREVGFVPEPLGDGLTCFRHGERCAFLLQDSYAQELAHNLMLHLWVEDADAWWRRLQAADLAGRYGARLGEPEDRQWGMRDFTLHDPGGVLWRIGHDLLG